A stretch of Miscanthus floridulus cultivar M001 chromosome 13, ASM1932011v1, whole genome shotgun sequence DNA encodes these proteins:
- the LOC136502256 gene encoding protein CUP-SHAPED COTYLEDON 3-like encodes MHHHQDHQAMGDALWDLLGEETAAAGGEHGLPPGFRFHPTDEELVTFYLAAKVFNGACCGIDIAEVDLNRCEPWELPDAARMGEREWYFFSLRDRKYPTGLRTNRATGTGYWKATGKDREVLNAATGAVLGMKKTLVFYKGRAPRGEKTKWVLHEYRLDGDFAATRRPCKEEWVICRILHKAGDQYSKLMMVKSPYYLPMAMDPSSFCFQQDPTAPPLPNPSGCIPFHHGHPSMQPPPLPPSNHGKVVFPGVAAPCMQPEPANGSNSAVLPMPPFPPFTPIVAGKPAAPAAAVQVGVNAGPQEPPPPPPTWLEAYLQYGGGFLYEMGPAAAPRGA; translated from the exons ATGCACCACCACCAGGACCACCAGGCCATGGGCGACGCGCTGTGGGACCTTCTTGGGgaggagacggcggcggcgggcggcgagcACGGCCTTCCCCCGGGGTTCCGGTTCCACCCCACCGACGAGGAGCTGGTCACCTTCTACCTCGCCGCCAAGGTGTTCAACGGCGCCTGCTGCGGCATCGACATCGCCGAGGTGGACCTCAACCGGTGCGAACCGTGGGAGCTCCCCGACGCGGCGCGCATGGGGGAGCGCGAGTGGTACTTCTTCAGCCTCCGCGACCGCAAGTACCCCACGGGCCTCCGCACCAACCGCGCCACCGGCACCGGCTACTGGAAGGCCACCGGCAAGGACCGCGAGGTGCTCAACGCCGCCACCGGCGCGGTCCTCGGCATGAAGAAGACGCTCGTCTTCTACAAGGGCCGCGCGCCGCGCGGAGAGAAGACAAAGTGGGTCCTCCACGAGTACCGCCTCGATGGCGACTTCGCCGCCACTCGCCGCCCATGCAAG GAGGAATGGGTGATCTGTAGGATACTGCACAAGGCAGGCGACCAGTACAGCAAGCTGATGATGGTGAAGAGCCCATACTACCTCCCCATGGCAATGGACCCCTCCAGCTTCTGCTTCCAGCAGGACCCCACCGCGCCTCCCCTCCCAAACCCTAGCGGCTGCATCCCTTTCCACCACGGCCACCCCAGCATGCAGCCGCCTCCACTGCCGCCGAGCAACCATGGCAAGGTCGTCTTCCCCGGAGTAGCGGCGCCCTGCATGCAACCAGAGCCGGCAAACGGCAGCAACAGCGCCGTGCTACCCATGCCGCCGTTCCCTCCCTTCACCCCTATCGTCGCCGGCAAGCCGgcggccccggcggcggcggtccAGGTCGGAGTCAACGCCGGTCCACAggagccaccgccaccgccacctacCTGGCTGGAGGCCTACCTGCAGTACGGTGGTGGGTTCCTTTATGAGATGGGCCCAGCTGCAGCGCCCAGGGGCGCATGA